From Pseudothermotoga thermarum DSM 5069, a single genomic window includes:
- a CDS encoding M24 family metallopeptidase, which translates to MKKVQKLIEKMNEMDLDLVLIYSVENSSKPSTYYLSGFTGSFSCLVIAKEKQYIITDSRYFEQAKSQTSFELVEFRGPDFIGTIASVVRQFNPRKIGLEFQRISHATFLKISEKIESEFVPIDQILSEMRMIKDEEEIANIKKAVEISEKALQKTLEIVKEGVSEKDIAAELEYNMKKLGADGTAFETIVLTGPRTSLPHGRPTTRKLGKNEPILFDFGAQVNGYCADITRTFFYGNPSEEFLKVYQTVYEAQTLALEKGSAKLSGKELDAIARERINQSGYGQFFGHGLGHGLGLEVHEEPRVNSLNEKPLPVNSVVTIEPGIYLEGIFGVRIEEDVVVKEDKLERLTTFQRELIILR; encoded by the coding sequence GTGAAAAAAGTTCAAAAATTGATTGAAAAAATGAACGAAATGGATCTAGATTTGGTGCTGATATACAGCGTTGAAAATTCAAGCAAACCCTCAACTTACTATTTGTCCGGTTTTACCGGTTCCTTCAGTTGCCTTGTCATAGCCAAGGAAAAACAGTACATCATAACAGATTCGCGTTATTTCGAACAGGCAAAAAGTCAAACGAGTTTTGAACTTGTTGAGTTCAGAGGTCCAGACTTCATAGGTACGATAGCTTCAGTTGTAAGGCAATTCAATCCAAGGAAAATTGGATTGGAATTTCAAAGGATCAGCCACGCCACTTTCTTGAAGATCTCGGAAAAAATCGAGAGTGAATTTGTTCCGATAGATCAAATTTTAAGTGAGATGAGAATGATCAAAGATGAAGAAGAAATAGCAAACATCAAAAAGGCAGTTGAAATAAGCGAAAAGGCTTTGCAGAAGACTTTGGAAATTGTAAAAGAGGGTGTCAGTGAGAAAGACATTGCGGCAGAACTCGAATACAACATGAAAAAACTTGGAGCCGATGGAACAGCTTTTGAAACCATAGTCCTCACAGGTCCAAGAACTTCTCTGCCACACGGTCGACCAACGACTAGAAAGCTTGGCAAGAACGAACCGATACTCTTTGACTTCGGTGCACAGGTTAACGGATACTGTGCTGATATCACCAGAACCTTCTTTTACGGCAACCCAAGCGAGGAATTTTTGAAAGTATATCAAACAGTTTACGAGGCACAAACTTTGGCCCTTGAAAAAGGCAGCGCAAAGTTGAGTGGAAAAGAGTTAGACGCAATCGCAAGGGAAAGAATTAACCAAAGTGGATATGGTCAGTTCTTTGGGCACGGACTTGGTCACGGTTTGGGCTTGGAAGTTCATGAAGAACCAAGGGTTAACAGTTTGAACGAAAAACCCTTGCCGGTAAACAGCGTTGTAACGATTGAACCTGGGATTTATCTTGAAGGAATATTCGGTGTTAGAATAGAAGAAGACGTTGTGGTGAAAGAAGACAAGCTTGAAAGACTTACAACTTTCCAAAGAGAGTTAATAATTTTACGCTAA
- the nth gene encoding endonuclease III, whose product MTRSQIVSIAEKIIEMFYHDFDEKDPFKILISTILSQRTRDENTLVASQNLFSKYPNVESLAKAKPEEIYDLIKPSGMYRQKAERIIEVSKIILEKYNGKVPSDLDELLKLPGVGRKTANIVLFQGFSIPAIAVDTHVHRISNRLGFVKTKTPEQTEEELSKVLPKRLWGPINVAMVNFGRNICLPRNPRCEKCPFSKECKYHNSAVD is encoded by the coding sequence TTGACAAGGTCTCAAATCGTTTCAATCGCCGAAAAAATAATCGAAATGTTCTACCACGATTTTGATGAGAAAGATCCCTTTAAGATTTTGATATCCACGATCTTAAGTCAAAGAACCAGAGATGAGAATACATTGGTTGCATCACAAAATTTGTTTTCCAAATATCCAAACGTTGAATCCCTGGCAAAAGCCAAACCCGAGGAAATCTACGATTTGATAAAACCTTCCGGCATGTACCGTCAGAAAGCCGAAAGGATTATCGAAGTTTCAAAAATAATTCTTGAAAAATACAACGGCAAAGTTCCAAGTGATTTGGACGAACTGTTGAAACTACCTGGTGTTGGAAGAAAAACCGCCAACATAGTCCTTTTCCAAGGTTTCTCCATACCAGCCATAGCCGTCGATACACACGTTCACAGGATCTCCAACAGACTAGGTTTTGTGAAAACCAAAACACCAGAGCAAACTGAGGAAGAGCTTTCCAAAGTTCTTCCCAAAAGGCTCTGGGGTCCAATAAACGTTGCCATGGTGAACTTTGGAAGAAACATCTGTCTTCCAAGAAATCCAAGGTGTGAAAAATGCCCCTTCAGCAAAGAGTGTAAGTATCACAACTCAGCTGTTGATTAA
- a CDS encoding ribonuclease HIII — protein MKNLSGFNSNCFEGFHVEEEKTIQNGIQYKIKDIGCLRIYFKKDGTVSIDTSQIKPEYRANFLKALGVNLRKIDGTSWQELKQTVLKYQGEVRSLDSVEIAKTTGLTLIYDGNTLTVLRLSSKTPKEILQKIENSTSAPADTLSLLESLAALEENRALEIAQKLCSCEEKTVDKALQRWVLAQNIVDPKYILPAIGSDEAGKGDLFGPIVVAAVYVGFKQYDKLSKLGIKDSKSISDKKILEFSKIISEVCPCSVCTIEPSSLKKGQTNLQLERKHFECISKLLEETDSLIIVFDDFGAKNLTNAFFGRKVFGFKNGERNLAVASASVVARAEFLKHLQSLSEKYGLEIPAGSSEKAVQAAKRFINKFGLEEFKKISKTTFSNVERLINS, from the coding sequence ATGAAAAATCTTTCTGGTTTTAACAGTAATTGCTTTGAAGGTTTTCACGTTGAAGAAGAGAAAACAATTCAAAATGGCATACAGTACAAGATCAAAGATATTGGTTGTTTGAGAATCTACTTCAAGAAAGACGGTACAGTTTCCATCGATACTTCCCAGATAAAACCAGAGTACAGAGCCAATTTCTTGAAAGCACTTGGGGTGAACTTACGGAAGATAGATGGAACTTCTTGGCAGGAATTGAAACAAACTGTGTTGAAATACCAAGGAGAAGTTCGTTCACTCGATAGTGTTGAGATTGCCAAGACCACTGGTCTAACGTTGATTTACGATGGGAACACTTTGACTGTTCTAAGGCTCAGCAGTAAAACTCCAAAGGAAATTCTTCAAAAAATCGAAAACTCAACATCGGCTCCTGCAGATACCCTTTCTTTGCTTGAATCGCTTGCGGCTCTGGAAGAAAACAGGGCTTTGGAGATCGCTCAAAAACTTTGCAGCTGTGAAGAAAAAACGGTTGACAAAGCTTTACAAAGGTGGGTGCTTGCTCAGAACATCGTCGATCCAAAGTACATTCTTCCAGCTATTGGTTCCGATGAAGCAGGCAAGGGAGATCTTTTTGGACCAATCGTTGTTGCAGCTGTGTACGTTGGATTCAAACAGTATGATAAGTTGTCAAAGCTTGGAATAAAGGATTCAAAGTCTATCAGCGACAAGAAAATTCTTGAATTTTCCAAGATCATTTCTGAAGTTTGTCCTTGCAGTGTTTGTACGATAGAACCTTCTAGCTTGAAAAAAGGGCAAACGAACCTTCAACTTGAAAGAAAGCATTTTGAATGTATTTCGAAATTGCTTGAAGAAACAGATTCACTCATAATTGTGTTCGACGATTTTGGAGCAAAAAATTTGACCAACGCTTTCTTTGGAAGAAAAGTTTTTGGATTCAAAAACGGTGAAAGAAACCTTGCCGTTGCAAGTGCCTCTGTGGTTGCAAGGGCTGAATTTTTGAAACATCTGCAAAGTCTTTCTGAAAAATATGGGCTTGAAATTCCAGCAGGAAGTTCAGAAAAAGCCGTTCAAGCTGCAAAAAGATTCATAAATAAATTTGGCTTAGAAGAGTTTAAAAAGATCTCCAAAACAACTTTCTCGAACGTTGAGAGGTTAATCAACAGCTGA
- a CDS encoding FprA family A-type flavoprotein, with translation MRPIEIRPGIYWVGVNDRLTQLFEGLWPIGAEGVSYNSYLITDEKNVLIDLAKAVKTDEFFDQIEEIIPISKLDYVVINHMEPDHTGVLSLFKRMAPNATILISDKGLKMLQAYYHIDSNVKVVKDGEELSLGKKNLKFFYTPFVHWPETMMTYETTNKILFSCDGFGGYGALRGTIFDDECQDKEFYIKEMLRYYANIVATFSRNVLKAIEKLQSLEIEIVAPSHGLIWRKEPSMVINLYKQWAEYALKPAEKAVTLIYGSMYGNTERVMSSILNGLTKSGVPVEVYNVTETHVSYILASLWKNRGVVIGAPTYEGSLFPPMEDVLRIASVKHVQNKTTMVFGSYGWSGGASRRIKEIVEPLKWEIVEIFDFQGGPTEETLKKAEELGYSFGKRILEQE, from the coding sequence ATGAGGCCAATAGAAATCAGGCCTGGAATCTATTGGGTTGGTGTCAACGACAGATTGACACAACTTTTTGAAGGTTTGTGGCCGATAGGAGCCGAGGGGGTTTCATACAATTCGTATCTAATCACAGATGAAAAAAACGTCTTGATAGACCTTGCCAAAGCTGTTAAAACCGATGAATTTTTCGATCAAATTGAGGAAATAATACCGATATCCAAGCTTGATTATGTAGTTATAAACCACATGGAGCCAGATCACACGGGAGTTTTGAGTCTTTTCAAAAGGATGGCTCCGAATGCGACGATTTTGATAAGCGATAAGGGTTTGAAAATGCTTCAAGCTTACTATCACATTGATTCCAACGTGAAGGTTGTGAAAGACGGAGAAGAACTTTCCTTGGGGAAAAAGAATCTGAAATTTTTCTACACTCCTTTTGTCCACTGGCCAGAAACGATGATGACTTATGAAACTACAAACAAGATACTTTTCTCATGCGATGGTTTTGGTGGATACGGTGCTTTGCGTGGGACAATCTTCGACGACGAGTGTCAGGACAAGGAGTTTTACATCAAGGAAATGCTCAGATATTATGCGAACATCGTGGCAACGTTTAGCAGGAACGTTTTAAAAGCAATAGAAAAGCTTCAAAGTCTTGAAATCGAGATCGTTGCACCTTCGCACGGTTTGATCTGGAGAAAAGAACCTTCAATGGTTATCAACCTTTACAAACAATGGGCGGAGTACGCTTTAAAACCTGCTGAAAAAGCCGTGACTTTAATATACGGTTCAATGTATGGCAACACCGAAAGAGTAATGAGCAGTATTTTGAATGGTTTGACCAAATCGGGAGTCCCAGTTGAAGTTTACAACGTCACTGAAACTCATGTCAGCTATATCCTTGCTTCGCTTTGGAAAAACAGAGGTGTGGTCATAGGTGCCCCGACTTACGAAGGTTCGTTGTTCCCACCAATGGAAGATGTTTTGAGAATAGCATCGGTTAAGCATGTTCAAAACAAAACTACGATGGTTTTTGGAAGTTACGGCTGGAGCGGTGGAGCTTCAAGAAGGATAAAAGAAATCGTGGAACCTTTGAAATGGGAAATAGTTGAAATCTTTGACTTTCAAGGAGGTCCAACTGAGGAGACACTTAAGAAGGCAGAGGAGCTTGGATACAGCTTTGGTAAAAGGATCCTTGAACAAGAGTGA
- a CDS encoding class II SORL domain-containing protein, protein MPLSNHIQSADWKAEKHVPVIECADVVKANEWFEVKVSVGKEIPHPNTTEHHIKWIKLFFMPEGEKFIYDVATFEFNVHGESVAGANQGSVWTHSAAVTWMKVTKPGTLYALAYCNIHGLWESSKQIKVE, encoded by the coding sequence ATGCCCCTTTCAAATCACATTCAAAGTGCGGATTGGAAAGCGGAAAAACATGTACCTGTGATTGAATGCGCTGACGTCGTCAAGGCAAACGAATGGTTTGAGGTGAAAGTTTCAGTTGGAAAAGAAATACCACATCCAAACACAACTGAACATCACATCAAGTGGATTAAGTTGTTCTTCATGCCGGAGGGAGAAAAGTTTATCTACGACGTTGCCACTTTTGAATTCAACGTTCATGGGGAATCTGTCGCTGGTGCAAACCAAGGAAGCGTTTGGACCCACTCTGCAGCTGTTACATGGATGAAGGTTACAAAACCTGGAACTCTTTATGCCCTTGCATACTGCAACATACACGGTCTTTGGGAAAGCAGCAAGCAGATAAAAGTTGAATAA
- a CDS encoding methyl-accepting chemotaxis protein, protein MDKETYEKLVSSFYGQNLMISFMHQLDEALLSRVREVVEKVKNLEERFEKLRDSVETLTETFEKEGQQLLSAVEKNKTVVNDILEQLKQSGTDISRISGTVQKALEETSKTILRFSDIQAMVKDIEKIAKQTNLLALNASIESARAGEYGRGFAVVAAEIQKLANESNLITKRITDEMNNLAVAVGESAKSIKMVGEIFATLQNSLTKLFDGIQENINLLSQTLQVLTSTSKQLDQQQQVFQDAEFLLKMVTEKFKTLTRVITAVVNAQLELKNLKL, encoded by the coding sequence ATGGATAAAGAAACCTACGAAAAATTGGTTTCATCTTTTTATGGTCAGAATTTAATGATCTCTTTCATGCACCAATTAGATGAAGCATTGCTTTCAAGAGTTCGTGAAGTAGTTGAAAAAGTTAAAAACCTTGAAGAAAGATTTGAAAAACTACGAGATTCCGTTGAAACTTTAACTGAAACATTCGAAAAGGAAGGACAACAGTTACTTTCAGCGGTTGAAAAGAACAAAACTGTTGTCAATGACATACTTGAACAATTGAAACAATCAGGCACCGATATTTCTCGAATCAGTGGAACTGTGCAAAAAGCCTTGGAAGAAACTTCAAAGACGATCTTGCGCTTTAGTGATATTCAAGCAATGGTAAAGGATATCGAAAAAATAGCAAAACAAACCAATTTGCTTGCTTTAAATGCTTCTATTGAATCTGCAAGGGCAGGGGAATACGGTAGAGGTTTTGCTGTGGTTGCCGCGGAGATACAAAAACTAGCAAATGAATCGAATTTGATAACAAAAAGAATCACTGATGAGATGAACAATTTAGCTGTAGCTGTAGGCGAATCGGCAAAGAGTATAAAAATGGTTGGAGAAATTTTTGCCACTTTGCAAAACTCATTGACAAAACTTTTTGATGGCATACAAGAAAACATAAACCTTTTATCTCAGACTCTTCAAGTTCTAACATCAACCAGCAAACAACTTGATCAGCAACAACAAGTCTTTCAAGATGCAGAATTTTTGCTGAAGATGGTTACTGAAAAATTCAAAACTCTCACAAGAGTGATAACAGCTGTGGTGAATGCACAACTTGAGCTGAAGAATTTAAAGCTTTAG
- a CDS encoding oxygen-binding di-iron domain-containing protein, which yields MQNTILYDDGVHKFVHLAWEEKEEEGIVQTNQYLIIDSDEGFLLDPGGAHVFPRVLANVSELIEPSKIKYIFFTHQDPDVTSGITLWLSIAEKANIYISALWTRFLPHFGVYDQKRVVAIPDKGERIRLKSGTEIEFIPSHYLHATGNFTLYDPRAKILFSGDIGVCVFPKGGRYLFVEDFNQHVKLMEAFHRRYMTSNTAIRKWLSIVEKKEINIVAPQHGAIFKDKNVKLLFDWLRNLKCGLDIIDEIYGR from the coding sequence ATGCAAAACACAATTCTTTATGATGATGGTGTTCACAAGTTTGTCCACTTGGCATGGGAAGAAAAAGAAGAAGAAGGAATTGTTCAAACAAATCAATATTTGATAATTGATTCGGACGAAGGATTTCTTCTTGATCCAGGTGGAGCGCATGTTTTTCCAAGAGTTTTAGCGAATGTTTCGGAGTTGATAGAACCAAGTAAGATCAAATATATCTTTTTCACACATCAAGATCCTGATGTAACATCTGGTATAACTCTGTGGTTATCGATAGCAGAAAAGGCAAACATCTATATTTCTGCATTGTGGACGAGATTTTTACCGCATTTTGGTGTGTATGATCAAAAGAGAGTAGTCGCAATTCCCGATAAAGGTGAAAGAATCCGATTGAAAAGTGGTACAGAAATTGAGTTCATACCTTCGCATTATCTTCACGCTACAGGTAATTTCACTTTGTATGATCCAAGAGCTAAAATACTTTTCTCTGGAGACATCGGTGTTTGTGTTTTTCCAAAAGGTGGAAGGTACCTGTTCGTTGAGGACTTCAACCAACATGTAAAATTGATGGAAGCTTTTCATCGAAGATACATGACATCCAATACGGCAATTAGAAAGTGGTTATCGATAGTTGAGAAAAAGGAAATAAATATTGTTGCACCACAACATGGAGCAATTTTTAAGGATAAAAATGTGAAACTACTTTTCGACTGGCTAAGAAATCTAAAATGTGGTCTTGACATAATAGACGAAATATATGGTAGGTGA
- a CDS encoding 5'-nucleotidase C-terminal domain-containing protein: protein MKRLLVFLLLILVILSFAAKLTILHINDTHGRAWRFDDPNNQKIGGFAAIATIIEQVRKEVESQGGYVIFLHAGDFNTGVPESDLLDAAPDIVAFNLMKLDALVLGNHEFNKPKQQLARQMKLANFPFLSANFVDPEEIVKPEPYIIKEFPDLKVAIFGLTTEDTLVLQPIHLNGATFLSAVETSKKLVPQLREKADVVIALAHLGIVPGRYPDATTSIKLAEEVDGIDVIIDGHSHTKMEEAMVVNSTIIVQAWEWGKVVGRLDLEIEDGKIVSWSWKAIPVTSDVEEHFYVKTVLGYFKALGSEKLDTVIGETKIVLDGERANVRSKSTNLANLIADAMAWRANADVAIMNGGGIRASIKPGKISIRDVLTVLPFRNTLYVFQMKGEGLLKILEYACTVKPGQGAWPQVSGLTFKSVGGKLVEAKVKGQPIDPEKTYIVATNNYLALGGDGYVVFKQLTGYDTGLALDNVVIEYIQNVLNGIIEDYDSSQRYVYE from the coding sequence ATGAAAAGACTACTTGTATTTCTTTTGTTAATACTTGTCATTCTGTCATTTGCTGCGAAACTTACTATTCTTCACATTAACGATACCCATGGAAGAGCGTGGAGATTCGATGATCCAAACAATCAAAAAATTGGTGGTTTTGCAGCAATTGCAACCATCATTGAGCAAGTACGAAAAGAAGTGGAATCTCAAGGGGGTTATGTGATTTTCTTACACGCAGGTGATTTCAACACGGGAGTACCAGAATCTGACCTTCTTGACGCTGCTCCAGATATAGTTGCGTTCAACTTGATGAAACTGGATGCTTTGGTTCTTGGCAACCACGAGTTCAACAAACCAAAACAGCAACTTGCACGCCAGATGAAGCTTGCAAACTTTCCTTTCTTGAGCGCAAACTTTGTTGATCCTGAGGAAATTGTCAAACCGGAGCCTTACATCATCAAGGAATTTCCAGATTTGAAAGTTGCAATTTTTGGCTTGACGACGGAAGACACGTTGGTGCTTCAACCAATTCATCTAAACGGCGCGACTTTCTTGAGTGCCGTTGAAACAAGCAAAAAGCTTGTCCCGCAGCTTCGCGAAAAAGCCGACGTTGTCATAGCCCTTGCGCACCTTGGAATCGTCCCTGGAAGATATCCGGATGCCACGACAAGCATCAAACTTGCGGAAGAAGTGGATGGAATCGACGTTATAATTGATGGACACAGCCACACAAAGATGGAAGAGGCAATGGTTGTGAACAGCACGATCATCGTCCAAGCGTGGGAATGGGGTAAGGTTGTTGGAAGACTCGACCTTGAGATTGAAGATGGGAAAATCGTTTCATGGAGTTGGAAAGCCATACCGGTTACAAGCGATGTTGAGGAGCATTTCTACGTAAAGACCGTGCTTGGCTACTTCAAAGCCCTTGGTTCGGAAAAACTTGATACCGTTATCGGCGAAACCAAGATTGTACTCGACGGCGAAAGGGCAAACGTCAGATCCAAGAGCACCAACCTTGCAAACTTGATAGCCGACGCCATGGCTTGGAGGGCCAACGCCGATGTCGCAATAATGAACGGTGGAGGCATCAGAGCATCTATAAAACCAGGAAAGATAAGTATTAGAGATGTTCTAACTGTCCTTCCGTTCAGAAACACGCTTTACGTCTTCCAAATGAAAGGTGAAGGTCTTTTGAAGATCCTTGAATATGCTTGCACGGTAAAACCTGGGCAAGGCGCATGGCCTCAAGTTTCTGGTTTAACTTTCAAAAGCGTTGGTGGAAAATTAGTAGAAGCCAAAGTGAAAGGCCAGCCCATCGATCCAGAGAAAACCTACATCGTTGCCACCAACAACTACCTAGCACTTGGTGGAGATGGCTATGTTGTCTTCAAGCAACTCACAGGGTATGACACAGGTTTGGCTTTGGACAACGTTGTGATCGAATACATCCAAAACGTCTTGAACGGAATTATAGAAGACTACGATTCTTCACAAAGGTATGTTTACGAATGA